In Oncorhynchus gorbuscha isolate QuinsamMale2020 ecotype Even-year unplaced genomic scaffold, OgorEven_v1.0 Un_scaffold_3974, whole genome shotgun sequence, a single genomic region encodes these proteins:
- the LOC124028285 gene encoding thioredoxin-like, giving the protein VCVCVCVCVCVCVCVSQEGFDKALEEAGGKLVVVDFTATWCGPCQSIAPFFKGLSENYQSVVFLKVDVDDAPDVASFCDIKCMPTFHFYKNQKKVEEFSGSNQAKLEELVNTHK; this is encoded by the exons gtgtgtgtgtgtgtgtgtgtgtgtgtgtgtgtgtgtgtgtgtgtgtttcccaggAGGGCTTCGACAAGGCCCTGGAGGAGGCAGGAGGTAAGCTGGTGGTGGTGGACTTCACAGCCACGTGGTGCGGCCCCTGTCAGAGCATCGCTCCTTTCTTCAAG ggtcTGTCTGAGAATTATCAGAGTGTGGTCTTCCTGAAGGTTGACGTGGACGACGCACCG gATGTGGCCAGTTTCTGTGACATCAAGTGTATGCCAACATTCCACTTCTACAAGAACCAGAAGaag GTGGAGGAGTTCTCAGGGTCCAATCAGGCCAAACTGGAGGAGCTGGTCAACActcacaaataa